One genomic segment of Fundulus heteroclitus isolate FHET01 chromosome 10, MU-UCD_Fhet_4.1, whole genome shotgun sequence includes these proteins:
- the nbr1a gene encoding NBR1 autophagy cargo receptor a isoform X1: MGLPVTIKVNFRGNVKRFLAQDVDKLEWESVEAWIKASFGINHFQVKYFDEDNEEICINSQDEYEEAIKSAEKQGNQLHMNVYKMKGQACGGPLKAEVKELKGDLRPAPPYPSRVKSVDKGTQITPERESVAAKDNKGNKPDDDPPPMWFRSYMEKFKDEVVKEVVERMCNDFSGQCCTHKSSDGLQEDCGAIEGPIGPRPGPSTSNGSLGYTPNCSTCNKLTSEGAYKCSVCPSCILCEMCRHSHDPSHSLVRTKTPLSIPEHGMSGEFRFPRRGDRTVRKAERQRLKAERRQLKAEVKEIKKKLRLEKRGMQWSGPSTSDRVSLTNMASTSTQFPALPPPAASETASGPAPDQGHLPAPVPDPQDSSPEGPGVSRTSLVPTMAALFLDENLPDNTRLEPGTKFIKYWKMKNSGTISWTSETKLVFMWGNLGLASDERREVPVPLLLPGQVGVVSVAFVAPVMEGMYTSHWRLAHCGCQFGPRVWCSIVVDSGSSRNGLGHQSKRLKEEVKPAAKEMTPKESGSAFPVDLPQEDFYFPSVDLLTAQDLLSFELLDINIVQELEKVPNNTPVALTPCISPLPHDASVLERTMTSQTKEESETTGVRKLFGVKLRPKDLPEPVAQEEEKEEEISGAQFLCETVIRSLTLEEAPDHRPPRRAKHSSLKPQVVTRGPGFGFERAARAEEKQEKVKQEEINGDRIQSVAPPVSAGFTQTTQGEEDTRPDPEPGAENENLNVGSHQDNEDKEVLHAMQNMKEKNCEKEEGRTREDWDEVSSQTSSVSSSDDYIIVLPDCFDTSRPLGESMYSSAMSQPDTAATATATATAASSTDPDQEQEKDEPCNFEPCREAPLLERKEEETIAVEESLGNTWPLHVSPIHSSVNQMLCASQTLDAVTLTPEVVPPPVVPQPLHPTPVIYSPRSEALYLAGDPSPPACEPYEPQQPRVHLNVSSGLSRSAGSACSAFEAYNPRAGKALQPRGQGGITEGLVKGALSVAASAYKALFTGPNCSIQRGIDPATRQDPSMMAVLLEMGFKDQRLNQQLLRKHGYNLLHTVNELVQMAEESQNEAADPAQ, from the exons ATGGGGCTCCCCGTCACAATTAAGGTCAATTTCCGCGGGAACGTGAAGCGATTCCTGGCTCAGGATGTGGACAAATTGGAATGGGAATCCGTGGAAGCCTGG ATCAAAGCGTCCTTTGGGATCAACCACTTTCAAGTTAAATACTTTGATGAAGATAATGAAGAG ATTTGCATAAACAGTCAAG ATGAATATGAAGAAGCGATCAAG AGCGCGGAGAAGCAGGGGAACCAGCTCCACATGAACGTGTACAAGATGAAGGGCCAGGCGTGCGGAGGTCCGCTGAAGGCGGAGGTCAAGGAACTCAAAGGAGACCTCCGACCTGCTCCTCCTTACCCGTCCAGAGTCAAATCCGTGGATAAAGGAACCCAGATCACCCCAGAACGAGAGAGC GTAGCAGCAAAAGATAACAAGGGGAATAAACCTGACGATGACCCTCCTCCCATGTGGTTCAGATCGTACATGGAGAAG TTCAAGGACGAAGTCGTAAAGGAGGTGGTGGAAAGGATGTGCAACGACTTCTCCGGCCAGTGCTGTACCCACAAATCCTCCGACGGGCTCCAGGAGGACTGTGGGGCCATTGAAGGTCCTATAGGGCCCCGGCCGGGCCCCTCCACCTCTAACGGATCGCTTGGCTACACCCCCAACTGCAGCACCTGCAACAAGCTCACCTCGGAAGGGGCTTACAAATGCAG CGTGTGCCCATCCTGCATCCTGTGTGAGATGTGCAGACACAGCCACGATCCGAGCCACAGCCTGGTGAGAACCAAGACGCCTCTCTCCATCCCCGAGCATGGAATGTCGGGAGAGTTTAG GTTCCCAAGGCGAGGAGACAGGACTGTGCGCAAGGCCGAGAGACAGCGCCTCAAAGCTGAAAGAAGGCAGCTGAAAGCAGAGGTGAAGGAAATCAAGAAGAAACTGAGGCTGGAGAAGAGGGGGATGCAGTGGAGCGGACCTTCTACCTCAGACAGAGTCAGCCTGACAAACATGGCCTCCACGTCCACCCAGTTCCCGGCGCTGCCTCCTCCCGCTGCCTCAGAAACGGCCTCAGGTCCAGCCCCTGACCAAGGTCACCTCCCAGCCCCGGTCCCCGACCCCCAGGACTCCAGTCCAGA GGGTCCCGGGGTCTCGCGCACGTCCTTGGTGCCCACTATGGCTGCCTTGTTTCTGGATGAAAATCTGCCTGATAACACCCGTCTGGAGCCTGGTACCAAGTTCATCAAATACTGGAAGATGAAGAACTCGGGCACAATCAGCTGGACCTCAGAGACCAAG cTAGTGTTCATGTGGGGGAACCTCGGCTTGGCGTCGGACGAGAGGAGGGAGGTCCCGGTGCCCCTGCTGCTGCCGGGACAAGTGGGCGTGGTCAGCGTGGCCTTTGTCGCTCCCGTCATGGAGGGGATGTACACCTCCCACTGGCGGCTGGCGCACTGCGGCTGTCAGTTCGGCCCGCGGGTCTGGTGCAGCATCGTGGTCGACTCCGGCAGCAGCCGCAACGGGCTCGGGCACCAAAGCAAGCGATTG AAGGAGGAGGTGAAGCCAGCAGCGAAGGAGATGACACCAAAGGAGAGTGGTTCGGCCTTCCCTGTAGACCTGCCCCAGGAGGACTTCTACTTTCCATCCGTCGACCTGCTGACCGCGCAG gatcTGCTGTCATTTGAGTTGCTGGACATAAATATTGTGCAAGAGTTGGAAAAAGTCCCCAACAACACTCCTGTCG ctttgaCCCCCTGCATATCCCCCCTCCCCCACGATGCGTCCGTGTTGGAAAGGACGATGACGTCACAGACGAAGGAAGAGTCGGAGACCACGGGAGTCCGGAAACTTTTTG GTGTCAAACTGAGGCCCAAAGACCTGCCGGAGCCTGTTGCGcaagaggaggaaaaggaggaggagatcAGCGGAGCCCAGTTCCTCTGCGAGACGGTGATCCGCTCCCTCACGCTGGAGGAAGCCCCCGACCACCGGCCCCCCCGCCGAGCCAAGCACAGCAGCCTCAAACCGCAGG TCGTCACCCGGGGGCCGGGCTTTGGCTTTGAGAGGGCAGCCAGGGCCGAGGAGAAACAGGAGAAAGTCAAACAGGAGGAGATCAATGGCGATAGAATCCAGAGCGTAGCGCCGCCAGTAAGCGCAGGCTTCACCCAGACGACGCAGGGAGAGGAAGACACGAGGCCTG ATCCTGAGCCCGGAGCCGAAAATGAAAACCTTAATGTCGGCTCGCATCAGGACAACGAGGACAAAGAGGTGTTGCATGCGATGCAGAACATGAAGGAGAAGAATTGTGAGAAGGAAGAAGGCAGGACCAGAGAAGACTGGGACGAG GTCAGCAGCCAGACGTCCTCCGTCTCCTCCAGCGACGACTACATCATCGTCCTCCCGGACTGCTTCGACACCAGCCGACCCCTGGGGGAGTCCATGTACAGCTCGGCCATGTCGCAGCCGGACACCGCCGCCACCGCCACCGCCACCGCCACCGCGGCTTCCTCCACCGACCCAGACCAAGAGCAGGAGAAGGATGAGCCCTGCAACTTCGAGCCGTGCAGGGAGGCGCCGCTGCTGGAGAGGAAGGAAGAGGAGACCATCGCCGTGGAGGAGTCGCTGGGGAACACCTGGCCCCTCCACGTCTCGCCCATCCACAGCAGCGTCAACCAGATGCTGTGCGCGTCCCAGACGCTCGACGCCGTGACGCTCACCCCCGAAGTGGTGCCGCCGCCGGTCGTGCCTCAGCCCCTGCATCCCACGCCGGTCATCTACTCGCCCAG GTCAGAGGCGCTGTATCTGGCTGGGGATCCCAGTCCTCCGGCCTGCGAGCCATACGAGCCACAACAACCGCGGGTTCACCTAAATG TATCATCCGGTCTGTCCAGATCAGCCGGCTCAGCATGCAGTGCCTTTGAGGCGTACAATCCGAGAGCGGGCAAAGCGCTGCAGCCAAG GGGCCAAGGAGGCATCACAGAGGGACTTGTCAAAGGGGCCCTTTCTGTGGCCGCGTCTGCTTATAAGGCTCTCTTCACTGGACCAAACTGTTCCATACAG CGAGGGATCGACCCGGCCACCAGACAGGACCCTTCCATGATGGCCGTGCTGCTGGAGATGGGCTTTAAGGACCAGCGGCTCAACCAGCAGCTGCTGAGGAAGCACGGCTACAACCTGCTGCACACCGTCAACGAGCTGGTCCAGATGGCCGAGGAAAGCCAGAACGAAGCTGCCGACCCCGCGCAATGA
- the nbr1a gene encoding NBR1 autophagy cargo receptor a isoform X3: MGLPVTIKVNFRGNVKRFLAQDVDKLEWESVEAWIKASFGINHFQVKYFDEDNEEICINSQDEYEEAIKSAEKQGNQLHMNVYKMKGQACGGPLKAEVKELKGDLRPAPPYPSRVKSVDKGTQITPERESVAAKDNKGNKPDDDPPPMWFRSYMEKFKDEVVKEVVERMCNDFSGQCCTHKSSDGLQEDCGAIEGPIGPRPGPSTSNGSLGYTPNCSTCNKLTSEGAYKCSVCPSCILCEMCRHSHDPSHSLVRTKTPLSIPEHGMSGEFRFPRRGDRTVRKAERQRLKAERRQLKAEVKEIKKKLRLEKRGMQWSGPSTSDRVSLTNMASTSTQFPALPPPAASETASGPAPDQGHLPAPVPDPQDSSPEGPGVSRTSLVPTMAALFLDENLPDNTRLEPGTKFIKYWKMKNSGTISWTSETKKEEVKPAAKEMTPKESGSAFPVDLPQEDFYFPSVDLLTAQDLLSFELLDINIVQELEKVPNNTPVALTPCISPLPHDASVLERTMTSQTKEESETTGVRKLFGVKLRPKDLPEPVAQEEEKEEEISGAQFLCETVIRSLTLEEAPDHRPPRRAKHSSLKPQVVTRGPGFGFERAARAEEKQEKVKQEEINGDRIQSVAPPVSAGFTQTTQGEEDTRPDPEPGAENENLNVGSHQDNEDKEVLHAMQNMKEKNCEKEEGRTREDWDEVSSQTSSVSSSDDYIIVLPDCFDTSRPLGESMYSSAMSQPDTAATATATATAASSTDPDQEQEKDEPCNFEPCREAPLLERKEEETIAVEESLGNTWPLHVSPIHSSVNQMLCASQTLDAVTLTPEVVPPPVVPQPLHPTPVIYSPRSEALYLAGDPSPPACEPYEPQQPRVHLNVSSGLSRSAGSACSAFEAYNPRAGKALQPRGQGGITEGLVKGALSVAASAYKALFTGPNCSIQRGIDPATRQDPSMMAVLLEMGFKDQRLNQQLLRKHGYNLLHTVNELVQMAEESQNEAADPAQ, encoded by the exons ATGGGGCTCCCCGTCACAATTAAGGTCAATTTCCGCGGGAACGTGAAGCGATTCCTGGCTCAGGATGTGGACAAATTGGAATGGGAATCCGTGGAAGCCTGG ATCAAAGCGTCCTTTGGGATCAACCACTTTCAAGTTAAATACTTTGATGAAGATAATGAAGAG ATTTGCATAAACAGTCAAG ATGAATATGAAGAAGCGATCAAG AGCGCGGAGAAGCAGGGGAACCAGCTCCACATGAACGTGTACAAGATGAAGGGCCAGGCGTGCGGAGGTCCGCTGAAGGCGGAGGTCAAGGAACTCAAAGGAGACCTCCGACCTGCTCCTCCTTACCCGTCCAGAGTCAAATCCGTGGATAAAGGAACCCAGATCACCCCAGAACGAGAGAGC GTAGCAGCAAAAGATAACAAGGGGAATAAACCTGACGATGACCCTCCTCCCATGTGGTTCAGATCGTACATGGAGAAG TTCAAGGACGAAGTCGTAAAGGAGGTGGTGGAAAGGATGTGCAACGACTTCTCCGGCCAGTGCTGTACCCACAAATCCTCCGACGGGCTCCAGGAGGACTGTGGGGCCATTGAAGGTCCTATAGGGCCCCGGCCGGGCCCCTCCACCTCTAACGGATCGCTTGGCTACACCCCCAACTGCAGCACCTGCAACAAGCTCACCTCGGAAGGGGCTTACAAATGCAG CGTGTGCCCATCCTGCATCCTGTGTGAGATGTGCAGACACAGCCACGATCCGAGCCACAGCCTGGTGAGAACCAAGACGCCTCTCTCCATCCCCGAGCATGGAATGTCGGGAGAGTTTAG GTTCCCAAGGCGAGGAGACAGGACTGTGCGCAAGGCCGAGAGACAGCGCCTCAAAGCTGAAAGAAGGCAGCTGAAAGCAGAGGTGAAGGAAATCAAGAAGAAACTGAGGCTGGAGAAGAGGGGGATGCAGTGGAGCGGACCTTCTACCTCAGACAGAGTCAGCCTGACAAACATGGCCTCCACGTCCACCCAGTTCCCGGCGCTGCCTCCTCCCGCTGCCTCAGAAACGGCCTCAGGTCCAGCCCCTGACCAAGGTCACCTCCCAGCCCCGGTCCCCGACCCCCAGGACTCCAGTCCAGA GGGTCCCGGGGTCTCGCGCACGTCCTTGGTGCCCACTATGGCTGCCTTGTTTCTGGATGAAAATCTGCCTGATAACACCCGTCTGGAGCCTGGTACCAAGTTCATCAAATACTGGAAGATGAAGAACTCGGGCACAATCAGCTGGACCTCAGAGACCAAG AAGGAGGAGGTGAAGCCAGCAGCGAAGGAGATGACACCAAAGGAGAGTGGTTCGGCCTTCCCTGTAGACCTGCCCCAGGAGGACTTCTACTTTCCATCCGTCGACCTGCTGACCGCGCAG gatcTGCTGTCATTTGAGTTGCTGGACATAAATATTGTGCAAGAGTTGGAAAAAGTCCCCAACAACACTCCTGTCG ctttgaCCCCCTGCATATCCCCCCTCCCCCACGATGCGTCCGTGTTGGAAAGGACGATGACGTCACAGACGAAGGAAGAGTCGGAGACCACGGGAGTCCGGAAACTTTTTG GTGTCAAACTGAGGCCCAAAGACCTGCCGGAGCCTGTTGCGcaagaggaggaaaaggaggaggagatcAGCGGAGCCCAGTTCCTCTGCGAGACGGTGATCCGCTCCCTCACGCTGGAGGAAGCCCCCGACCACCGGCCCCCCCGCCGAGCCAAGCACAGCAGCCTCAAACCGCAGG TCGTCACCCGGGGGCCGGGCTTTGGCTTTGAGAGGGCAGCCAGGGCCGAGGAGAAACAGGAGAAAGTCAAACAGGAGGAGATCAATGGCGATAGAATCCAGAGCGTAGCGCCGCCAGTAAGCGCAGGCTTCACCCAGACGACGCAGGGAGAGGAAGACACGAGGCCTG ATCCTGAGCCCGGAGCCGAAAATGAAAACCTTAATGTCGGCTCGCATCAGGACAACGAGGACAAAGAGGTGTTGCATGCGATGCAGAACATGAAGGAGAAGAATTGTGAGAAGGAAGAAGGCAGGACCAGAGAAGACTGGGACGAG GTCAGCAGCCAGACGTCCTCCGTCTCCTCCAGCGACGACTACATCATCGTCCTCCCGGACTGCTTCGACACCAGCCGACCCCTGGGGGAGTCCATGTACAGCTCGGCCATGTCGCAGCCGGACACCGCCGCCACCGCCACCGCCACCGCCACCGCGGCTTCCTCCACCGACCCAGACCAAGAGCAGGAGAAGGATGAGCCCTGCAACTTCGAGCCGTGCAGGGAGGCGCCGCTGCTGGAGAGGAAGGAAGAGGAGACCATCGCCGTGGAGGAGTCGCTGGGGAACACCTGGCCCCTCCACGTCTCGCCCATCCACAGCAGCGTCAACCAGATGCTGTGCGCGTCCCAGACGCTCGACGCCGTGACGCTCACCCCCGAAGTGGTGCCGCCGCCGGTCGTGCCTCAGCCCCTGCATCCCACGCCGGTCATCTACTCGCCCAG GTCAGAGGCGCTGTATCTGGCTGGGGATCCCAGTCCTCCGGCCTGCGAGCCATACGAGCCACAACAACCGCGGGTTCACCTAAATG TATCATCCGGTCTGTCCAGATCAGCCGGCTCAGCATGCAGTGCCTTTGAGGCGTACAATCCGAGAGCGGGCAAAGCGCTGCAGCCAAG GGGCCAAGGAGGCATCACAGAGGGACTTGTCAAAGGGGCCCTTTCTGTGGCCGCGTCTGCTTATAAGGCTCTCTTCACTGGACCAAACTGTTCCATACAG CGAGGGATCGACCCGGCCACCAGACAGGACCCTTCCATGATGGCCGTGCTGCTGGAGATGGGCTTTAAGGACCAGCGGCTCAACCAGCAGCTGCTGAGGAAGCACGGCTACAACCTGCTGCACACCGTCAACGAGCTGGTCCAGATGGCCGAGGAAAGCCAGAACGAAGCTGCCGACCCCGCGCAATGA
- the nbr1a gene encoding NBR1 autophagy cargo receptor a isoform X5: protein MGLPVTIKVNFRGNVKRFLAQDVDKLEWESVEAWIKASFGINHFQVKYFDEDNEEICINSQDEYEEAIKSAEKQGNQLHMNVYKMKGQACGGPLKAEVKELKGDLRPAPPYPSRVKSVDKGTQITPERESVAAKDNKGNKPDDDPPPMWFRSYMEKFKDEVVKEVVERMCNDFSGQCCTHKSSDGLQEDCGAIEGPIGPRPGPSTSNGSLGYTPNCSTCNKLTSEGAYKCSVCPSCILCEMCRHSHDPSHSLVRTKTPLSIPEHGMSGEFRFPRRGDRTVRKAERQRLKAERRQLKAEVKEIKKKLRLEKRGMQWSGPSTSDRVSLTNMASTSTQFPALPPPAASETASGPAPDQGHLPAPVPDPQDSSPEGPGVSRTSLVPTMAALFLDENLPDNTRLEPGTKFIKYWKMKNSGTISWTSETKLVFMWGNLGLASDERREVPVPLLLPGQVGVVSVAFVAPVMEGMYTSHWRLAHCGCQFGPRVWCSIVVDSGSSRNGLGHQSKRLKEEVKPAAKEMTPKESGSAFPVDLPQEDFYFPSVDLLTAQDLLSFELLDINIVQELEKVPNNTPVALTPCISPLPHDASVLERTMTSQTKEESETTGVRKLFGVKLRPKDLPEPVAQEEEKEEEISGAQFLCETVIRSLTLEEAPDHRPPRRAKHSSLKPQVVTRGPGFGFERAARAEEKQEKVKQEEINGDRIQSVAPPVSAGFTQTTQGEEDTRPDPEPGAENENLNVGSHQDNEDKEVLHAMQNMKEKNCEKEEGRTREDWDEVSSQTSSVSSSDDYIIVLPDCFDTSRPLGESMYSSAMSQPDTAATATATATAASSTDPDQEQEKDEPCNFEPCREAPLLERKEEETIAVEESLGNTWPLHVSPIHSSVNQMLCASQTLDAVTLTPEVVPPPVVPQPLHPTPVIYSPRSEALYLAGDPSPPACEPYEPQQPRVHLNARDRPGHQTGPFHDGRAAGDGL from the exons ATGGGGCTCCCCGTCACAATTAAGGTCAATTTCCGCGGGAACGTGAAGCGATTCCTGGCTCAGGATGTGGACAAATTGGAATGGGAATCCGTGGAAGCCTGG ATCAAAGCGTCCTTTGGGATCAACCACTTTCAAGTTAAATACTTTGATGAAGATAATGAAGAG ATTTGCATAAACAGTCAAG ATGAATATGAAGAAGCGATCAAG AGCGCGGAGAAGCAGGGGAACCAGCTCCACATGAACGTGTACAAGATGAAGGGCCAGGCGTGCGGAGGTCCGCTGAAGGCGGAGGTCAAGGAACTCAAAGGAGACCTCCGACCTGCTCCTCCTTACCCGTCCAGAGTCAAATCCGTGGATAAAGGAACCCAGATCACCCCAGAACGAGAGAGC GTAGCAGCAAAAGATAACAAGGGGAATAAACCTGACGATGACCCTCCTCCCATGTGGTTCAGATCGTACATGGAGAAG TTCAAGGACGAAGTCGTAAAGGAGGTGGTGGAAAGGATGTGCAACGACTTCTCCGGCCAGTGCTGTACCCACAAATCCTCCGACGGGCTCCAGGAGGACTGTGGGGCCATTGAAGGTCCTATAGGGCCCCGGCCGGGCCCCTCCACCTCTAACGGATCGCTTGGCTACACCCCCAACTGCAGCACCTGCAACAAGCTCACCTCGGAAGGGGCTTACAAATGCAG CGTGTGCCCATCCTGCATCCTGTGTGAGATGTGCAGACACAGCCACGATCCGAGCCACAGCCTGGTGAGAACCAAGACGCCTCTCTCCATCCCCGAGCATGGAATGTCGGGAGAGTTTAG GTTCCCAAGGCGAGGAGACAGGACTGTGCGCAAGGCCGAGAGACAGCGCCTCAAAGCTGAAAGAAGGCAGCTGAAAGCAGAGGTGAAGGAAATCAAGAAGAAACTGAGGCTGGAGAAGAGGGGGATGCAGTGGAGCGGACCTTCTACCTCAGACAGAGTCAGCCTGACAAACATGGCCTCCACGTCCACCCAGTTCCCGGCGCTGCCTCCTCCCGCTGCCTCAGAAACGGCCTCAGGTCCAGCCCCTGACCAAGGTCACCTCCCAGCCCCGGTCCCCGACCCCCAGGACTCCAGTCCAGA GGGTCCCGGGGTCTCGCGCACGTCCTTGGTGCCCACTATGGCTGCCTTGTTTCTGGATGAAAATCTGCCTGATAACACCCGTCTGGAGCCTGGTACCAAGTTCATCAAATACTGGAAGATGAAGAACTCGGGCACAATCAGCTGGACCTCAGAGACCAAG cTAGTGTTCATGTGGGGGAACCTCGGCTTGGCGTCGGACGAGAGGAGGGAGGTCCCGGTGCCCCTGCTGCTGCCGGGACAAGTGGGCGTGGTCAGCGTGGCCTTTGTCGCTCCCGTCATGGAGGGGATGTACACCTCCCACTGGCGGCTGGCGCACTGCGGCTGTCAGTTCGGCCCGCGGGTCTGGTGCAGCATCGTGGTCGACTCCGGCAGCAGCCGCAACGGGCTCGGGCACCAAAGCAAGCGATTG AAGGAGGAGGTGAAGCCAGCAGCGAAGGAGATGACACCAAAGGAGAGTGGTTCGGCCTTCCCTGTAGACCTGCCCCAGGAGGACTTCTACTTTCCATCCGTCGACCTGCTGACCGCGCAG gatcTGCTGTCATTTGAGTTGCTGGACATAAATATTGTGCAAGAGTTGGAAAAAGTCCCCAACAACACTCCTGTCG ctttgaCCCCCTGCATATCCCCCCTCCCCCACGATGCGTCCGTGTTGGAAAGGACGATGACGTCACAGACGAAGGAAGAGTCGGAGACCACGGGAGTCCGGAAACTTTTTG GTGTCAAACTGAGGCCCAAAGACCTGCCGGAGCCTGTTGCGcaagaggaggaaaaggaggaggagatcAGCGGAGCCCAGTTCCTCTGCGAGACGGTGATCCGCTCCCTCACGCTGGAGGAAGCCCCCGACCACCGGCCCCCCCGCCGAGCCAAGCACAGCAGCCTCAAACCGCAGG TCGTCACCCGGGGGCCGGGCTTTGGCTTTGAGAGGGCAGCCAGGGCCGAGGAGAAACAGGAGAAAGTCAAACAGGAGGAGATCAATGGCGATAGAATCCAGAGCGTAGCGCCGCCAGTAAGCGCAGGCTTCACCCAGACGACGCAGGGAGAGGAAGACACGAGGCCTG ATCCTGAGCCCGGAGCCGAAAATGAAAACCTTAATGTCGGCTCGCATCAGGACAACGAGGACAAAGAGGTGTTGCATGCGATGCAGAACATGAAGGAGAAGAATTGTGAGAAGGAAGAAGGCAGGACCAGAGAAGACTGGGACGAG GTCAGCAGCCAGACGTCCTCCGTCTCCTCCAGCGACGACTACATCATCGTCCTCCCGGACTGCTTCGACACCAGCCGACCCCTGGGGGAGTCCATGTACAGCTCGGCCATGTCGCAGCCGGACACCGCCGCCACCGCCACCGCCACCGCCACCGCGGCTTCCTCCACCGACCCAGACCAAGAGCAGGAGAAGGATGAGCCCTGCAACTTCGAGCCGTGCAGGGAGGCGCCGCTGCTGGAGAGGAAGGAAGAGGAGACCATCGCCGTGGAGGAGTCGCTGGGGAACACCTGGCCCCTCCACGTCTCGCCCATCCACAGCAGCGTCAACCAGATGCTGTGCGCGTCCCAGACGCTCGACGCCGTGACGCTCACCCCCGAAGTGGTGCCGCCGCCGGTCGTGCCTCAGCCCCTGCATCCCACGCCGGTCATCTACTCGCCCAG GTCAGAGGCGCTGTATCTGGCTGGGGATCCCAGTCCTCCGGCCTGCGAGCCATACGAGCCACAACAACCGCGGGTTCACCTAAATG CGAGGGATCGACCCGGCCACCAGACAGGACCCTTCCATGATGGCCGTGCTGCTGGAGATGGGCTTTAA